The genome window TCATCAGGTGTCTAAGGAACCAAAGGCCTCGATGAGCGAATCATATAAATCTAAATTTCCCGATGCTGAAGGACCACACAAGTTAAAGCATCACCTAATTTGAATTTTGGCTGTTAGGGATACCTAAGCTGACCGGCCAGCTGCTACAGTACTATGGTACCACTAAACGAGCACACCGAGCAACCTACTAGATCGAAACTAACCGGATAAGAGTATCAGACACAACGCAAGGAACTGAGAGAAAAAAGGGCTCATACAGATATTACTACTTGAGCTCTCTCCAAATCAGCAGATCAATGCCGCAATTCAACAGCATAAATGCAGACCAAAACAGCCCCGAACCAAAATTTCGGTCGTTTCGTGCACCAAACCCAAATCTGTCACCAGATCCAGGTACTCCAGACCCACGGACCCCACAAACCAAACTATCCACCGCGAGATCCGGACACTCGGGCCCACTCTCCCTCGGGTTCCGCGCACGCCGCACCAGATCTACCGAGACCGGTCTCGAATCGGGTGCAGGGAGAGAGCGCAACGACAATGAGGAGGTAACCGGGAAGACGAGGAGGTGGGGGATGCGAAGCAGAGGCGCGTACTCCTGGTaggcggagaggaggaaggcggcgacGAAGAGCACCCTCCCGACGAAGGACACGAACCCCAtctcggcagcggcggcgaggcgaCCGGGCGGGATGGGTGAGGTGGCGCGGGTGGGGCACTGCCGCGGCGCGATGGGACCTGGTTTGGCCTGTGAGCTCTCTTGGATTCTGGGATGGTGACGGGCGGAGGCTTGCCCGAGACCCACGCCGTACTTATAGATCCGCGGTGCACTTTTGCGCGGACGCGCCCCCTCGCGTCCTGCGATATTACCGCCGTGTCCCTGCGCGTGTTTGGTTGATTTGCACTACCGGAAGCTTGCAAGAACGTTCCGGCTCAGTTCAGCGTGAGAGATGAGGAAGAATGCACGTTTGGTTACTAGTAAAGTCGACGTTACAATTGCATCGATAGGAATGTTCCTTGTGTTGGGTAGGAATTACCTCTCGTCATATATGGAGTAAGTTCTATTCAATTGTTCTTCACATAAGTAAACAAGCTATACCCACGTAACTGGGGATGGCTTCATCACATAGTGTGTATTTGTTTAAGAGGATAGGATGGGATGTGAGGAGTCATCTCTGTCTTTTTGTTTGGTTTAAGATCAACATGAGATAAGATGGCTCAAAAAGGAATATATCCTCAGATTCGAGAtaagtttattttcaaaattttgatggAAGAAGCCATCCCCATTTACGTGCAAGTCTTCCCCTCACGTTCCGCCCGAGTATGGGATCGGTTAGTTAGTTGGTCAAATTGCTTAAAAATTCACTTATTATTCTCTCTTTTATAAATTTAAAAGGTAAATTTTTAAAGCTTCTAAAATCACACTGATTTTTATGCTTGTAGAATAAATAACATAAAATCATTTTAATTGTTTCCAACTACaaatctcttacaaattttaaatgaaaattcccCAAATTTAACTACTTTTGTACTCATCTGAATTGTTAGGGCAtgaatttaatttaaaaaatcagaaaaaaaatcatgaatatCCATTAAACTAAtgtattaatttctaaaattatccatAAGCTTAAGTTACATGAAGAAGTTTAGTGTTTAGTATATGTTGCCCGTATATATAGGAAGGTGTCATATCCTAAACTCAGTAACTCTACATACAGATGGCCACATCCAGCTTATCCATCTACATCCCTCCaaccaaaaaaaatcatctcatCCTACTTCATCcctaaaccaaacaaaaaaaagaggcTCATTATATCCCTTcatccaaaaaaagaagaagatcataTCCTAAAAATAGGTAACCAAACCCATACTTATCCGAAGATTCTAGGATTCTAGACATAACTAATGTTTTTTAATTATATGTTAGGAGCTTTGACGTTCACTTAAAGAAAGGTGAACGCTCAGGATCGAACCTAAACGTGGATGCGCTTGACGGCTCTCTATTAACAGGGCAAGCGCTCGATCTAAAAGTAACGATTCTTGGGCTGTGGATTAACGCGTGTCAGCATTAGGAATGATTAAAGAGGATGTCATGGGGAGTACACTATTACTACGATTTTAAGCTCGTTGTGAGATAATGGGTCTGGTAATTAGTATCTTTTAATGAATAAGCTCATTAAGCACATATCTCCTCATGGGCGGATCCACTGGGGAGCATGAGCCCCCTGCCCTGGGCACACGGGcccttttataatttttggacataataaaagagaaataagaagagaggaagaagaaagaataaGAATATAAAAAAATGAGGCAGAAGAAGAGGTTGAGACTCTTCTAAATTTTTGCTCTGGATCTACCGGTATGTCTCCCTGCATAACACACATGAAGAATAGCATGTGATAGAACATGGATGTATTTAATGCCATACGGTAGATTTATTCTTTAATGAAAATATCGATGTAGGCCCGACCATAAGCTTATGTCAACCAGATCTAGATATGGAATCTTTTACGTTATAATGTGAGCCTATAGATAATTAGATATGAAACGTAGATATCTCTTTTCTTCCAGCTAACGTGGTATGTTTCACAGTGAAGATGATAGCAGCCCTTTACACAATACATTTCATGTGAACTATCGGGTATTAGTATCTGATAATATATTCGTAATTAAATAATAGTACATTCGAGGTTAGGAATTAAGCAGAAAATAAGACATacgatgtagacaggttcgagctTTCGGTTGGAGTAAATAACATACGTCCTGTGTAGATGTTGTTGTATATTGATTATCTCGAGTATAAACAATATGGCTAAATCTATTATAATAGAGGATATTGGATTTAGACTAATATATGGTTGAAGTCGTCGAGTATATGTAATTGCAGGTCTTGAAATCGCTTGCGTCGAGATGTGTCTGCCTCCTTCCTATGGGGTTAAGGTCCTCACCTTATAAAAGGGTCCTAGTGCTATCTTAGTCCCGACCGTAATCCATAGATAGTTCTTTATCTTGTCAGCTAAGGTTAAGCAGTTGAATCCAGTTTAGACACTAGTCGTACTTGAGTCGGATAACCTGATCGAGACTTTATTAGTATATGTCTTTATAATCTTCAGGAGTATCAAGTCCCATAGATTCGAGTCTATAATATTTGTAGTTGTTAAGCAgacatataatatatattatctGTATATGATATACTTTTTTTACGTATATACCTCATCATTAAATATTCGACATGATCTTTATTCGCATATAAGTCAGGTATGGTTGGTTACTGCAAACTGTCACACCTCAATGTGCAAAGTATGGCAAGTTAACACACTTCTTACGGCACCAAAATCAGTCACCGCAAGTAAGATGAAACTCAGTAAGAAGATACGTTACAACGAGTGAGTAAGTGCTGGAAAATTTCGACTTGCACCGGCAGTTACGGAGAGTCAGTTGACAATGAAAAATTCAAACCCCGCTGCGGCCCTGCATCTAGGGGTGTACTATTCGATTTCATGGAGATCGCGGGCTGTTACCGCAAATCCGCTGACCGAATCGCGCCAGGGGAGCACTGTCGCACGAAGTACGATCCGATCTCCGTGAAATTTCGCCCGCATGCCACCCACTACCCCGTCACCACCTCCCCGGCCCAGGCATCGGCACGCGGTAGGCCGCGACCCGCGCGATGCCGCCCGAGGCGCGCGGCTCGCCCAATCCGACGCGTCCGCTCTCCGCTGGGGCCTGGGGCGGCGTCGCGCGAGCATGGGCACTTGGCAGGCAGCGGCGCGGGGGAAATTTCGAATCCGGAAGCGCTGGAGGGATGGGTGCCGAGGCGGTGGTGGCCGCGTCGTGGGATGGGCCACCATCGGATGGGCACAAGCTCGGTCGCAGCCGGGGTAGGACGGCAGCAGGGTGGTGCAAATGTGCTGCTTTTAATAGTGCGACTTCTTTTCCAGCTGGGCAGGATGGTTTACACGACGGTGTGATCTGTTAGTCTTATGAGTTTTTTATTGAGTGAATTTAAGAATATATGAGCAGATGTAAGAGttaaaattataatttgttattagtataaaagtgattttatgatattaacaaataaaattatctGTATGAAACAATACatacaaacaaaatatatttctttctgAAATTATATGCTTCCAACAATCCACCATGTCAAGTTCCTTCATACAGCACccataaaaaaaacttacatcAGAGTTTGTTTTTTCAGATGTTCTATCGACGGAGTTAAGcataatgttaaaaaaaaaccttgcgCCAAAATGTGTAGGTATGTTTGGTTCGCTGTCACAGTTTGTTAGATTTTCTTTGATAGTTGTTTGGTTCGCTACCACAGTTTTAATATGTTATAGTTTTTTAGTCTTTAACCTCACCTATCGTAGACTCATTCTTTACCAAAATTTGTTTAAGATGTGATGACCAATTTATTCGTCACACCTTATATATGATCTTACTAAACATTCGGTAATCAATAGTAGTAAATCAAATATGTCCTAAATGCAGAGCCGTACTGAACATGGTCTCAATGACTCAAACTATAGCATCTTAACAGATGGCTAAGCTGTGATGCAAACATCTTAGCATAATTAGCGCTCCGTAAAAAACACATGGTACGACTTTGACTGTACATACTGCCAAACAGTATATCCGTGACAAGTGGTGACAAAGTCCGGTGGAAAAACCTATGCAAATAGACCTATTGTGCCGACCTAGCACCGATCCAATTATACATGATCTAGCTAAGATACAACCTGATAGGTTCGGTTAAACAAACGAATCGTGTCGAAGGCGTGGCTCACGACACGGCCTGTGGTCGATTGTGTCGGGCCAAGTCAGTTCGGGCTCGGTTACGGCATGGCGGGTCAGTCGAGGCAGGGGTGGGTTGGCTAGGCAATCGACGAGCGACATGGCTAGCAGGGCAGCGGTGGTCGGGTCGGATCATGCCGAGACGTCAACCCAAGCATGACCCGATTAGCCATGTCGTGCCATGCCGACCTAGTCCATCTACCCTCAAACCTTACCGTGTCTACAGTGTCATATCTCAAGCTAATTCAGTAGGCACAGTACAAGTGGCCAACACTATTGGTGGAGCTTACAAAGAagtctaaaaaaaaaaccttcgaAGCTTTTAATTGTTAACGAAGAAGCTCAGCGAAAATTACAACGATTTGAAATAGAAAAGTTCAAAGTTGCAGCGAAGTTCTAAGGAACTACTACCAACTGTCCATTGGATGCCTTTTGAACGGATCCAATGGACGGCTATAACTCGGATGAAAAAATTGCAAGCTTAGTGGTGCAAGGACAAGCAAAGTAGCCCATGAGGCCATGATGGGGAAGGAAGTGGACTGGGCCAAGGATAGGCCACTATCCTGTCAATTTGTTGTGCCTATTTCTGTTTCTCAAAGAGTTgtctattttgatttttgacaCGGCAAACACGGCGAATTTCGCCAAACAACGCACGGATTCATCGTGGGGAACAACCGATTGCAACACAGCTTTACGAGCTGCCCGAACTGGTATGCTCGACTTCACGGTCACAGACTACTGAATTTGGCATTCCCCTGGGATCCACACAACAGATGTCTGTCACACAATCTCTTGCCGTGTTGCATAGTTGAGGTGAGAATCGATGAAATTTCTACATCAGAAACCGAACGAATGCGGCACGATGCTGAAGCTAGCTGATGCTCTTGAGCAACATATGATCCCTTCACTTCATCGTCTTTGGTGCTTCGGTTTCGTTCTGCACCGCATAGGCATCGCTTACCTTCGCCTGCGTCTCGCAGTCCAGCTCGAACTCCTGCTCTTTGATCGCGCCGTGTTCTTGATCTTTGTCCTTGCCCCACAACAACATGTACAAGCCCGTAATCACAACCACCCCTCCGATGATGCTGCAAATCAACCAAAACGTCAGAATTCACGCAGATAAATTAATATGAACTCTGAACTTCCATGATCGTGGACTGACATCATGCATTTCCTAAGTACCTTCCAACGTATAGGTTTTCACCAAAGATGAAGTAGGCCAGAATCGCCACCATGATCGTGGAGAGGGGATTGAACATGGTGACAAAGACGGGGCCTTTCTTCTCAGTGCACCACAGCTGAACGAAGACCGTGAAGCCGTTGCAGGAGAGTCCCTGAAGAAACACATGTACAGTTCATGAATTATGAGTAACATCAACACTGAAATGGGAGCCCATTTTGAGTTGGAAGTTTGAAAGTGTAGCTACGTACGTACCGAGTACACGATGCACCAGAACTTGAGGCCGAAGCCGATGAGCCAGTCTTCCGGCTTGTGCTGCATGAACACTGCGAAAATAGTCGATTGTATTCCCCCAACCGTGCACATCCATGCCGTCAGCGAGAGCTGGGCCGGGTACCTCTTCAGAGACGACGCCTTCCATCACGGACCAAAATGAGATGGATTAAGTTTTCGCCAATACTTATGCTCTTATGTAGCAGAAGGAGATGTTCAGCCAAACTTCTTTAGCAAGCTAGTACGTAGTTAGTATTGTTTTGTGTCTGAAGGAGGTGAAGCACCTGCATGATGTACCAGATTGACCAGCAGATGCAGCTGGCCACTGCGAGGATTGATCCCTTCACCCAACTCTCATGCACAacgctgccgccgtcgccgtgTATGTGAATAGAAGACTTCCAAAGGCTCGTTATTGCAGCTCCTTTGTACAGAGTCATGGTGGTCACCCCGGCGAACGACACCACGGTCCCCGCGATTTTCGCGAGCCCGCGTAGGCTCTTGACGTTCACAATCTCCATCCTGAGATTAAGATGATCGATGCTCGGTCAAATTGCAGTTGAGTTGGTATGATGTTGCATCAGGTTTTAGCCTGGCCAGGATAGGGGGTGTCACCTGAGGATGATTGCGATGACGAACGTCATTGAAGCGACGGTGTTCACCATGGAAGCGACAAACGTCGGAGATGTGTACTTCAAGCTTGCGAAGTACATGTTCAGAGTTAAGCTCACTCTGCAAGACGAAGAGGGTGATGTGTAACTTTTCTCAGTGACATTTTCGTGcaggtttttcttttcttttatcttttttgGAAAACAGACAAGTTCAGGCGTGCACTCCTCTCATGATCTCGTTCTTACCCCAGAAGCGAGAGTACAAATATCTCCATAAACAGCATGAATGTCATTTTAGGCCTCAACTTTCTGCAAGAAAAAGGCAGCAAAGAGATAAGAAAGCATGAGCAAGGTTTAGAGCATACTCTTCATCATCCCAACTGAAGAACCGAGCTTACTTCTCATGGTAGTACGCGACGGGCCACAGGAGGACAGCGACGAGCAGATGCCGGTAGGTCACGTAGACGTAGGGGTTGAGCCCCCGGTTGAACGCGGCCTCGGTGATGAAGTACATGAGCGTGTAGCTCAGCTGCGCCAGGGCCATCAGGACGTGCGGCGCGTACCGCGTCCACATCCCGCCCGTTTCAACAGCCATTTCTGCAGAGCTACTAGCTCGCCAGACTACTTCCTCAGCTCAAGCACGAGAAGTGTGTTCTCCTCAAGAAAAAAACTACCTGAATCGCTGTGCGAGGAGCAGCCTGTGTTTATATAGGCGGCTCGCGGTGCTGTGCCGTGGGTTGGTGAAGTACTGATCGATAACGGATCCCACTAGCTGAATACCTGATGCATGGTGTTGTCACTGTGATGGCCTGATACGATAGCTACCAGGTAGCAACAGCAACAGCCAACAGCATGCAGCAGCACATGGAATTTCACTATATACTCGTCTTCTCTTTCAGCTTCctgaagaagagagaaaaaacttATCGCATGTGTCGGCATCGACTTGGATTAACCGAGCAAATGCTAACACTGGGATGGAAGAATGAAGGGAGTAAATAAGATGATTTGGTGTAGTACGAAGGTTGTTTCCGAGTGCTCCTGCTAGACTTGCACTAGCAGCAGTGCTGATGCTTTCGGTTTTGGTCAGTATTTATGGTGCTGAAAAAGTATAGCATAGGTGCTGCCGTGCTGAGCGCAGTCTAGGCCAAAATTTTCAATTCACTGCATGACAGTGTACATTCTGTTGCAGCTGTGCTATGACGTGTCTGATTTCCACTTCTGAATTGAGCAGAAGCAACATCTCGATTCCGAGCCAAAAATTCAGTCAGTTTGTTGGATCAACAATGATGATTAGAAAGAGGTGAATAGATGTCtataagattttttaaaaattgatatttttcttttattatgaTCACCTAACGCACATCAAAACTAAAATAGAATCAAAACTAACAAGAAATAAGTtactataaaaataaaaaaacatgactCTCATAGTTAAAATTAAACATTAGGTCCTATTGAAACCTAACTCATGGGTTATTGCTATAAAAGTTAGCAACTAGAAGGAATAAACCTTTGAACCAACGAAAAAATCACCGAAAgagaaaattctccaaattgatAATCTAGAGACAAGTGAATTTAAGATCAATTTTGAATATGagttttatacctctagcaataagaagaagaatTTTACAAGATGGGAAACACAGCTTAtcaaccaaaacgaaaatcacaatcaaaaagaaaaaaatcgtAACAAAGTAAGAGCCAATAGAATAAAACTAGAAAGAGATAAACATAAGTATCGGAGAAAACatttcatttcttgcaaaggtcaaTCTTTTTTTGGCATATTACAAGATATTTTACTAACAAAAAATTCAATCTATTACAAAGTCTAAGCTCTCATGTCTTCTTTTCCTTTAAAATCCTAGTACAAAGCTCTCATATGGCTAGCCCACACTCTCCCAATAGCCTTACTcgtctatttataggccttgaAAGCTTTCTTAGATATCAACTTTTCTTATTTCTCAgatacctctctcttgtagtacactcctattTATCATTGAAGCTATTTTTATCTGTTTTATCCTCTATCCATCGGACGACCGTGACACCTTCACGATTTAACtccgcctcgacgcaagctccacgatgatgccacgtgcactttatccttccacggttttgaggccaaaccgcaaaatcgccttgcacgcttctcaaagcgtgacttacTGTCACTTGTTTTCAACTCAaacaagcatcccgatgtcggCACGTGTACTCCAacttacgatcttgaccactGGCAAGTTTCTTCTACTTTCGATCCCTTTGgctgtcttgtcacttgcaccggtatcttTTTCGTTTAACTTTATCAGCACGTCGTCTTTATCCATCTtctcatgttttgcttgacctccttgtgcacagctaggatcacccttaactccgttTGGCCTCCTTAACcgtttggcaccaagcaccccgtttAGCCTCAATCATCCCACAATCGATCGTCAAgtcacatccatcacctgcacaacatgaaacaaacaaacatatatCTGTAACCCTATTATAGATTACtcataatcaaaatcctcagtcgAAAGCACATTTTAAGAAAATGTGAACGCCAGATGTTTCGGTGTTCACTCCTCCTAAGCGTCAGACTATCCGGCGAGTTCAACTCACCAAATCACCTATTTTGCAACCTCTATACAAATATTAGTCCGGTGTCCATTTCACCCCATCGACAGATCGTCCAGTAAGTGCAAATCCACTAGGGTCGATCTGCAATATCTCTGGAACAAATGCTCTAGCGTGCACTACTAcccaacgccggaccatccggcgtgtactttAACTTTTTCTTCTGGGTTGAAATGCTCTGACGTGAAATCCTTCTGaatgccagaccatccgacatATTCAATTTCTGAGCGCCAGATCATCCTACGTGTATAATTTTTCTGACACAAAGACAAAACAATATAACTTTATTTCTCTCTGCAATGTtggttagtcataatcataattataatatataaaCATGTTTATGGAAACCaacaaatcatcaaaccaaaacaaTAATCTtcattcatcacatataaatcaaaacatattttaacttagtttctcatcGTTGGACATTTGGatgtatcaattttttttttctttcaaacacCCAAGTAAGCAAAAGAAGGTTCTAGCATGTGCAGGTTACTTGGCGCAGGTCTCCCACCCTCATGTCTGAGGCAAGAAATAAACTAGAAACGCTTCAGCAACTTAATTGAAATATTCATGAAGTCCTttccaaaaaatatttatattcatgaAGCTAGTGTGAAACTGTTGCTACATTCCTTTCTGAAGTGTCTCAACATGCAATCGGAACACTTTGTGAGACTAGCATTCCCCTGGCAGCCTGAGTGATGCTTTGTCCTGCTTGATGCTCTCCTCTTGGCTCATTCCAGCATTGTGCTGCTACCTGAGCTGTAGTGCAGAGAACAATAATGAAAGTGGATACAAGAATCCCACAAGTGTCTACCGTCGCTAAATGCTGACTTTCAGAAAACAAATATTTCAAAGCAAAATGGCAAAGCCAGAACACTAGCACGGACAAAAAGCAAAAGCTTTATGCTCAATTGCTCATCAGTGCTTGAATGAAGTGGCCATTTGCTTAAAGCTTGAGCCCAGTTGAGCTAGCTATCCTTCTGTTATCACTCTAATCACCTAGAATCTCAAATGTAGCAACCACTTCTTTTGATCTCACTTTAGCTTGTGGTCACTGATTCCCTAAAAAACTTGTGGGCACTGATTGCTTCACTCTGTAAATTCCAGTGTGCGGTCAAGAATTCACCTATTCCTTTTGCAGGTCGAAGTTTGTTTCCGCTCGCCATTTCCACTGCAGGAACAGTTGATTACTGGCCGTTCAGAAAACGATACGTTCACTCCGTAGGCGCTGTTCAGTAGCTGAGGAGTGTAGGCCTCTTTAACGGAAAAAAGAGACCGATACGTGCGCACGCATGTCACCTAACCGGATCACAGTATGGCCCCTTTCGGATTGCTGCGTCGCTTTTTGCGCAATACGGTGCCTTGCAAGAATTTCGTTTCGACGACTATGCTAGCTTTTGTGCAAAAGTTAGTCATCAGatcatctccaatcatatttttttatttcattacttttttaatttattttctctcatctccaacaattttttttcgaaGAGAATCGTGAaataaaaggagagagaatttcATTCTGAAAGGAATGATGTTAGAAATTACTTCGTGACAGAAACCGTAAAGTAAAAATATTAAAACGCTGAAGTGAACGAAAATTCCTTTACGACGAGATTTTCATCGCCGAAGAAAAACCGTTGGCCATATAGTCTCATATGTGAACATCAGTAGTGGGTTCGGAGAATGTGGCCTCCAGGTAGGCATAGTGTGCCACAAATCAATTGGCACTCTGTCTTGTTTATCTCCTCACTGTTCTGCTCCTGCCGTTGGATCATAGCCGTGCCGGTCTGCATTGCATGGGATCGGTCCCCAGCCGGCCGGGTGAATCTgttcctccggattggtcccgGGACAGAGAATTCTGCACACCATTTGCAGTACATGCTGCATTGGGCGCGGACAGATGGGTCGTTCCGTTTCCTGAAGAAGATGCGAGCGTTAGTGTCATTTCCTATGCGTAAAGCCTGATGAGAAAAAAAGGAGCGCCGCGAAGAGAACCGCAGATATGGGCAACACGCATGACCATTCCATTCGCTTCGTATCGTTTGTGAGGACCAAAGCGTTGCATGGTTCTTCAGCATCGGTCCACTGGAAAAGCGGGAGCATATCCTGCGTACGTCTCTGCTGGCGGATACGGCATTCCTGCGAAGATGTATTGGCTGATATATATACATGGACGTTGTTTGACTgacacaagatactgcaaaatGACTTTCGAATATAACCTGAGGGTGATAAAGATCTCGTGCTGATTAGTAGCGCTCTGAGAAAGATCGCATTATATTTACTTTGCTCTCGACCTCTCGGGAATAATAATAATCTAAGAAGGTTGCAGCGTCTGTAGTGTTGCAGCGAGTTTCGCGATTCAATGTCGGCGGCAGCCACTGAGCCGTGACCCGTGAGCAGCCACTAATCACGACGGATAGGCGACCGCGCCGTTCTGGTTGTGTTCAGCGGACTGGGATCCTCTGCAGGGTAGAGTTACCACTGTACAGAAGCTAGTGA of Phragmites australis chromosome 3, lpPhrAust1.1, whole genome shotgun sequence contains these proteins:
- the LOC133911599 gene encoding WAT1-related protein At2g39510-like; this translates as MAVETGGMWTRYAPHVLMALAQLSYTLMYFITEAAFNRGLNPYVYVTYRHLLVAVLLWPVAYYHEKKLRPKMTFMLFMEIFVLSLLGVSLTLNMYFASLKYTSPTFVASMVNTVASMTFVIAIILRMEIVNVKSLRGLAKIAGTVVSFAGVTTMTLYKGAAITSLWKSSIHIHGDGGSVVHESWVKGSILAVASCICWSIWYIMQASSLKRYPAQLSLTAWMCTVGGIQSTIFAVFMQHKPEDWLIGFGLKFWCIVYSGLSCNGFTVFVQLWCTEKKGPVFVTMFNPLSTIMVAILAYFIFGENLYVGSIIGGVVVITGLYMLLWGKDKDQEHGAIKEQEFELDCETQAKVSDAYAVQNETEAPKTMK